The Bosea sp. AS-1 region AGACCTGCATCAGGATCAGACCCAGCCAGAAGCCCGGGATGCTGGCCGCGAACATGGCGAGTGCCGTCGCCACCTGGTCGACGACAGAACCGCGCCGGTAGGCGGAATAGATGCCGATCGGCAGGGCGATCACGCTGGCGATGGCGAGCGACATCAAGGTCAGGAAGAAGGTCGGCTCGGCACGCTCCAGCAGCGCCGAACCGACCGGCATATTGAGGAAGATCGACTGCCCGAGATCACCCCGCAGCAGCTGGGCGAAATAGAGCAGGTATTGCGTCAGGATCGAATGATCGAGGCCGAGGCGGCTACGCAGCTGCGCGACGTCCTGGGACGTGGCGTCCGGTCCCAGCATGACGGCGGCCGGATCGCCCGGCGTGACCCGGACGATGACGAAGACGATGGTGACGACGAGCGCCATCACCAGGACCATGCCGACGATGCGCTGGATGATGTACCGTAGCATCCGCCCCTGCCCTTATTTCTTGACGGAAACGTTCCAGAAATACGGCCAGGGCGCCGGCACGACGCCAGTGAGCTTGGCGGACTGCGCCGAGAGCGCGTTGAAGTCGCCGATCTTGATGAAGGGCACTTCGTCGTAGATCACCTTCTGGACCGCAGCCCACAGGGCCGGCCGCTTGGCTGGATCCGCCTCGGTGGTGAAGGCTTCGACGGCGGCCTTGCGCGCGGGCGTGTCCCACCAGCCCGGCGCGCTGGTCGAGAGCGAGCCGATCAGGGCGGGTTCGGGCAGGAAGGGGCTGTGGGTGATGTAGATGTCCCACAGGCCCTTGTCGGTGCGCCGCTGGGTCAGGGTCGCCCAGTCGACGACCTGAAGGTCGACGGTGAAGCCGGCGAGCTTCAGATATTCCGCGGCGACCTGGGCCATCTTGTAGTGGAACTCGTATTGGCGGCTGGTCAGGATGCGGATCGGCTCACCCTTGTAGCCGGCTGCCTTGGCGGCCGCCTTCGCCTTGTCCGGGTCGGCGACGTTGTAGTTCCCCGCGACGCCGGCATCGCTGCTCCAGACGAAACCCGCCGGATAGATGTTGCCGTCGAGCGCATAGAACTCCTTGCTGCCGAAGGCGGCGGCCAGCATGTCCTCCATGCTGAGCGCGGTGCGGATCGCCTTGCGGACCTCCAGGTTCTTGGTGGCGCCCTCGGCCGTGTTGAACACGAAGACCGGGTAGCCGAACGGCTTCAGCATCACGGGCTGGGAGGCCTTCGACTGCTTCAGCCTGTCGAACGATTCCACCGGAATCGCGTCGACATAGTCGTATTGGCCGGAGACGGCCGACTCGACGCGGGTGTTGGCGTCGGGCACGGGCACGAAGCGGACTTCGTCCAGCAAGGGGCGCCGCGCGCCACCATAGCCGTCGGCCTCGCCTTCGCGCGGCTTGTAGCCGTCGAACCTGACGAGCTGGATATATTGGTCGGCCTTGCGCTCCTTGAGCATGTAGGGACCGGTGCCGATGAACTCCTTCAGCGGCTCGTCCTGCTTCTTGGCCGGCAGGATGATCGCAGCGGAGTTGTTGAAGGCGAGCAGGGACAGGAGCGGGGCATAGGGCTGCTTGAGCTTGATCACGACCGTCGCGGGTCCGCTCGCCTCGATGCTGTCGATGAAGCCGGCCGTCTGCTTGCCGCGCGAGGCGAGCTTGGTCCAGCGCTTGAGCGAGGCGACGACGTCGTCTGCGGTGAGGTCCGAGCCGTCATGGAATTTCACGCCCGGGCGCAGCGGGATGGTGTAGGTCTTTCCGTCGGCGCTGATCGTCGGCATCGCCTCTGCCAGAAGCGGCGTGACCTTCCAGCTCTTGTCGAAAGTGAAGAGTGTCTCGAATACGTGCTGCGTGACGGTCCCGACCAGGTCGGCCGTCGAGATCATCGGGTCCATGGTCGGAGGCTCGCCGACCGTGGCGACCGTCACGACGCCGTTGCCCTGGGCCCAGGCCGGCATGGGCGCCGCCAGCAGACCGCAAGCGAGTAGATATCCAAGTGATCGTTTCAACGTCCCCTCCTATTACCTTGTTCTGTATTGTGATTTTTTGAGAGAACTCCCGCCGCGGACGATCGTCAACGCCGGGCCGTTCTCGTGCCGACGGAGCGCTCGGCTCACCCCGGCCATTTCGCCAGGGAGGCCGTCCGGCGGTTGCGCCTCTCCAGAAGCGAGCCGGCTGTCGCCTCGTTGCGCTTGCGCGCGGTCTCGAGCTCGGCGTCGATCCGGTCGGCGACGACGTGCTCCTCCCCCGGATGCAGATTGCAGGGGTCGAGGAAGAAATGGCCATGCTCGACCTCATGGTCGCGCACGATGATCGGTGGCGCGCCGCGGGCGAGCTGGTCGGCGAGGTCCCAGGCGGTAATGCGGGCCTCCTCGGGATCGAGCGAGAGCTGCAACCGATCCAGCGGATTGTTGGTCGGATCCGGGATGATCGTGGCCGTCACGCCAGGATGGGAAGCGAAGCGTGCCTGCCACAGCTCGAGCGCCGCGCGTTCGCGAGCCCGGATGCCGGCATGATCGCGCGTCTCCCAGGCCTCGAGCGCGGCGATGGTGCCGAGGATGCTCTCCTTGCCCACTTTCATGCCGCGGCCGATGCCGCTGTTCTGCACGAAGGTGGCCCGCACCAGATCGCGCGCGCCGGCGACGATGCCGCCGGTCGGGCCGCCGAGGAACTTGTGGGAGGAATAGAGCGCGATATCGGCGCCAGCGGCCAGGAACCCCTTGAGATCGTATTCCGAAGCGGCATCCACGATCACGGGCACACCGCGCGCATGACAGACGGCAGCGAACTCGTCGAGCGGCATCAGGCCGTACTGCACCGTGTGGTGCGAGACGACATAGAGTGCCGCCGCCGTGCGATCGTTGATCGCGCCTTCGAGCTGATAGGCCCGCGCATTCGTCGCCTGCCCGACCGGAACCACCTTGGCGCCCGCCAGGCGGATCGCCTGGTCGACGGGCGCGCCGTAACCGACCATGTGACCCATCATCACCACGACCTCGTTCTTGAGGCCCGTCGTATCGGGCAGCCGCTCGACCGCGGCGAGATCGGCACCTGTCATCGCTCCTGCGATCGCGAGCGTGATACCGGCCGAGCAGGAGGCGGTGACGAAACCGGCTTCGGCCCCGCACAGGCGCGCGATGACCGCGCTCGCCTTCTTCTGCAGATCGTCGATCTCCACGAATTCGGGAAGGATCGCCGTCATGGCCGCGATCGCCTCGGGGCCGACGATCGATGCGCCGAGTGCCGTCATCGTGCCGGAGACGTTGATGACCGGCCGCAGGCCAAGGCTGGGCCGAATATCGGAGCGTGTCATGAGTGTCTCCTGCGATCTTTCAGAGGCATCGCGGCGTGCGATGTGCGCTTTGTCTGCGGATAGGGGATCAACGGCCTCGACCTAGATCGCGATCTGCCGAAGGAACGGGGAGACGCCTGCAGCAAAGTCCGCGAATTGCGGCTCGCCGGGCGGCCGAGAGCGCATGGCGCCTGCCTTTACCCTCTCACTCACCGGTGTCTCCACTGCGTGCCATTATTCTGTAATTACGGAATATATATCCTAGTTAGGGATTTTGAGAAGATTGACGCAGCGCGTCAAGAGCCGGCCGCGTTGAAATTTGGCGCAGGCGACGCTGCGACAGGAGGCCGGCGCCGCAACCTTCAATGGCCGACGCCATCCACCTGCGTAACCGCGTCACATTCAGCACGGGGAAGATGCCCGCCGAGCGATCCGCGCTTGACGCCACATGGATCGATTTTTTATGATCCAAATAAGAAAACATTTGATCCACATATTGGACCGTTCAATGCCCCCTGCTCTTGCCGGCATCCTTCCTGTCCTGCCAACGCCGTTTGCAGCGGACGGTGCGATCGACCCAGCCGCCTTGGGGCGCGTCACAGCCTTCGCGCTGAACGCAGGTGCGGCGGGCGTGGTGTTTCCCGGCTTCGCCAGCGAGGTCGACAACCTGACCGGCGATGAACGGGAAACTCTGTTGCGGGAGGTCGTTCGCGTCGTCGCCGGCCGGGTGCCTGTGGTAGCCGGGGCGAGCGCGCCCTCGGCAGCGGAGGCGATCGGATACTGCCGGCAGGCCCGCGAACTGGGCATCGCCCATGTCATGATCCAGGCGCCGAAATCCGTCGGCGTCGACAAGGCCGCCGTCGCGGCGTTCTACCGGGAGATCACGGAAGCGGTGCCCGAGCTCGAGATCGTGCTGCAGAACGCCCCCGCCCCGCGCGGTTCGGACCTGAAGCCTGACGTGCTGATCGAGATCGTCCGCGGCAATCCCGCCATCACCTATCTCAAGGAAGAAACGATCCCGGCGGGGCCCGCCATCACCACGATCCTCAGGGACAAGCCTCCGCATCTCAAAGGCGTGCTAGGTGGCGGCGGAGCGCGCTACATCATCGACGAATATGTTCGCGGTGCCTGCGGCGCGATGCCGGCAGCGGAGTTCACCGATGTCCACGCGGCACTGGACCGCGCCTTCCGCGAGGGGGCGACCGGCACGGCCCGCGATCTCTACATGCGGACCCTGCCGCTCTTGCTGATCCAGGCCAATCTGCGCATGGCCTTCACCAAATATGTGCTGACCCGTCGCGGCATCCTGACCAATCAGGTCTGCCGTGCCCCGCTGCCAGCCCTCGATGCGATCGAGCGCACCGAGATCGATGCCTGGCTCGCGCGCATCGCGGATCTGCTGACGCCGACAGCCTCGCTCCAGGCCGCGGAATAACCTCATGGCCGAGCGCGTCGCCAAGGTCGAAATCTACACGCTGACGATCCCGCGCGAGACCGTCTATCTCGGCGATCCGCGCCCCGGCGAAACCATCAACGAGAAGGGCTACATCGTCCGCAAGGGCAACCGCACGGTCTATCCGACGATGGATCGCACGGTGGTGGTCCGGCTGGAGACCACGGGTGGGCTCGTCGGCTGGGGCGAGACCTATGGCATCGTCGCACCCGGCGCCGTCATCGCCATCATCGACGATCTGCTCGGCCCCTATGTCGTCGGCCGCTCCCCGCAGGATGTCGTGGTGATCCACGAGGATCTCTACGATCTGATGCGCGTGCGCGGCTGCACTGGCGGCTTCTACCTCGACGCGCTCGCGGCCATCGACATCGCGCTATGGGATCTCAACGCCCGCCTGGTCGACCGCCCCCTCGTCGCCATGCTCGGCGGGCGCCGGCATGAGCGCCTGCCGGCCTATATCTCGGGCCTGCCCAAGCGCACGCGGGCCGAGCGTGCCGATTTCGCGACCGAGTGGCAGGAAAAGGGCTTCGACAGCTTCAAGTTCGCTGCGCCCGTCGCGGATGACGGCAATGTCGCGGAGATCGCGACGCTGCGCGAGCGGCTCGGGCCCCACGCCCGGATCGCCTGCGACATGCATTGGGTCCATACGGCCGAACAGGCCGTCTCGGCCATCCGGGCGATGGAGCCGCACGGCCTCTGGTTCGCCGAGGCGCCGGTGAAGCCGGAGGATGTCGACGGCCTCGCCCATGTCGCCGCCCATGTCTCGACGCCGGTGGCCGCCGGCGAGGAGTGGCGCACCGTCTACGATCTGGTGCCGCGGGTGGCGCGGCGCGCCTGCGCCATCGTCCAGCCGGAGATGGGGCACAAAGGCATCACCGAGTTCATGCGCATCGGACAATATGCGCAGGCGCACAACCTTTCCGTCATCCCGCATGCAACGATCGGCATGGGGTTGTTCATGGCCGCGAGCCTGCATGCGAGCGCGGCGCTCTCGGCGGTCACCTGCCATGAATACCAGCACTCGATCTTCGAGCCGAACCGGCGCCTGCTCACCGGCGACATGGATTGCCGCGAGGGCTTCTACAGCTTGCCGACGGGCCCAGGCCTCGGCGTCGCGCCATCCGAGGAGGCGCTGGGCCTGCTTGTGAAACACTGACCGTAACCGCCGGACGACACGGCAGAAACACGAGAGGGAGAGACGTCATGAGGATGCCAGGCTGGAAACGGCTCGCCGCCGCCGGGCTCGTCGCGCTCTGCACGACGACGGCCCTACCCGCGCTTGCCCAGAACAAGGTGCTCAAGTTCGTATCCTGGCAGAAGGACGAGCGCGGCGCCGGCGACTGGTGGGGCTCGGTCATCAAGGAATTCGAGGCGACCCATCCCGGCGTCAAGATCGAATGGACCAAGGTTGAGCGCGGGGCCTTCGCCGACACCATGACGACGCTCTTTGCCGGCGGCCAGCCGCCGGACATCGTCCACCTCGCCTCCTTCGAGTTCCAGAAATTCGCCGACAATGGCTGGCTGGAACCGCTCGACCCCTACATCAAGAACGCCAAGCTCGATCTCAAAGGCTGGGCCGGTCAGGACACTTGCAGCTGGAACAAAGAAACCGTCTGCGTGATGATGCTCTATTTCGGGTATTTCATGGCCTATAACGAGGAGCTCCTGAAGAAGGAGGGACTCGAGGTCCCAAAGAATTACGCCGAATTCCTTACGGCAGCCCGTAAGCTCACCAAGGACGTCAATGGCGACGGCATCGTCGACCAGTTCGGCACCGGCCATGAAACGCGCGGCGGCGGCGGCCAGTACATGTCGGAGATGATGAACTACACGCTCGACGCCGGCGCGCGCTGGACCGACGAGAGCGGCAAGGTCACGATCGATACGCCGCAGATGATCGAGGGCCTCGCCCGCTGGAAGACCATCGTCAAGGAGAACCTGACGCCGCGCGATCTCGCCGCCGGCGAGGTTCGCCAGCTCTTTGCCGACGGCAAGATCGCGATGAAGACCGACGGCCCGTGGCTCTGGCCGATCATTCAGAAAGGCAAAGCCAAGGACCAGATCAAGCTGACCATGGCACCGTTCTCCCCACCGGTCGGCGGCTCCTCCAATGTGCTCGGCATCGCATCGGAGATTTCGCCGGAGAACAAAAAGCTCGCCTGGGACTTCATCGCGATCGCGACCTCCGACAAGTTCCAGTCGACCTATGCGACCCTCGGCGCCTCGCCGCCGCCGGACCCACGCGCCGACACCTCCGGCGCGAGCAAGGACACGCCGCATTTCGACCTGCTGGTGAAGGCGACCAAGGCCGCCGCCGACGCCAAGATCGACCGCATCCCCAAAGGGCTGGAGCTGCAGTTCAACGAGTTCGCCAAGATGGTCATGGAAGAGAGCCAGCGCATGATCATCCAGGACCTCGATCCGAAGGTCGTGGCGGCGACCATGCAGAAGAAGGCCGAGGCGCTGCAGAAGCAGTGAAGGTCCGGCCAGGGCCGATCCCAATGCCTCGGCCTCTCGGTTCCCCCGACGCATCTTCCGGGTCGGCGCCCCGCGCCACCCGGAACCGACGGAACGCAGCCCCGGAAAACCCATGCCCCGATCCGCTTTTCTCGATCTGGCGCGGCCCAGCCGTCGCCATTGGCTCGGCTACCTCCTGCTCCTCCCGGCGGTGCTGCTGATCGGGCTGATCATCGCCTATCCGCTCTTCGTCTCCGTCGACCTTTCCTTCCAGAATGTCGGCATCCCGCGGCTCGACCAGCCGCGACGGCCCTTCACCACGGCCAATTACGAGCGGCTCTTCGCCTCGTCGGAATTCTGGAACGCAAGCTGGACCACGCTGAAGCTCGTGGTGATCGTCTCGTTCTTCTGCTTCCTGCTGGGTCTCGGCACCGCGCTCCTCGTCAACAACCGCTTCAAGGGGCAGTCCGTCGCGCGCCTGCTCGTCGCCCTGCCCTGGGCGGTGCCGGAGGTCGTCGCGGTCGTGGTCTTCGCCTGGATCTTCGATTCGTCCTTCGGCCTGATGAACTGGGTCTTCATCCGCCTTGGCCTCGTCGATACCACGATCAACTGGTTCTCCTCGCCCGAAGCCGCCTTCGCCGTCGTCTGCACAACCATGGTCTGGAAGGGCTATCCCTTCGTTTCGATCATGATGCTGGCCGGGTTGCAGTCGATTCCGGAGGACTTCTACAACGCCGCCCGCGTCGACGGCGCCAATGCCTGGCAGCGGCTGATCAACATCACCCTGCCCTCGCTGATGCCAGTACTCGGCGTCACGCTGATCCTGGTGATGCTCTGGGTCTTCCGCGACTTCTCGATCATCTACGTGATGACCGGGGGCGGCCCGCTGAAGGCGACGCAGACCCTTTCCATCATGACCTACGAGCAGGCCTTCGGCTTCTTCAAGATGGGCTACGCCTCGGCGATCGGCGTCGTCACCCTGATCATCTGCGTCATCGCGAGCCGGCTGATGATGGGCCGGGCGCCCGAGAATATCTGAGGCGACACCGATGAAGCGCAAGCTCCCCGCATCCGCCCTGCTCTATGTCGTCGTGGTCCTCACCTGCGCGCTGCTGGTCTTTCCGATCTACTGGCTGATCGTGACCGCACTGGCGACACCGGCCGAACTTCGGGCGTTGCCGCCGACCTTCTGGCCAACCGCGCCGCGCTGGGGCGTTTTCGCCGAAATCATCGAGCAGCGTCCGATCCTGCTGTGGCTCGGCAATTCGACGCTGGCTGCGGCGGGCGCGGTAACGCTGTCGATGCTGGTTTCGGTGCTGGCGGGCTACAGCCTGTCACGCTTCCGGGTGCGCGGCGGCCCCTCGCTCGGCCTCTTCATCCTCACCGCCAAGATGCTGCCGGCGACGCTGCTCGTCATCCCCCTCTTCGGCATCTTCCGGATGACCGGGATGATCGGCTCGCTGTGGTCGATCATCCTCGCCCACGCCACACTGATCGTGCCCTTCACCACCTGGATGCTGAAGGGCTATTTCGACACCATCCCGCGCGAGCTGGAACAGGCGGCGATGGTCGATGGCTGCTCGCCGCTGGGCGCGATGGTCAGGGTCATTCTGCCGGTCTCGGCGCCGGGGCTGGCGGCGACCGCGCTCTACGGTTTCGTCCTGTCCTGGTCGGACTATGCCTATGCCCGCACCTTCCTGACCAATGCCCAGACCAACTGGACCGCCAATCTCGGGCTGACGACGATGAAGGGCGAATACGTCTCCAACTGGGCCGATATCTCGGCTGCCGCCCTGATCGTCGCCGTGCCGGTCCTCCTGATCTACCTCTTCCTCGAACGCTACCTCGTCGGCGGGCTGACCGCCGGCGCGGAGAAGTGAGCTCCCGCATGGCCGGCATCAGCATCGAACACGTCACGAAATCCTACGGCTCGCTGCAGGTCCTGAAGGACTTCTCGCTGGAGATCACGGACGGCGAGTTCGTCGTCTTCGTCGGGCCGTCCGGCTGCGGCAAGTCGACCATGCTGAAGATCCTCGCCGGCCTCGAGGACGCGACCTCGGGTACCGTCAGGATCGGCGGCCGCGACGTCACCGATCTCGCGCCGGGCGATCGCGACATCGCCATGGTCTTCCAGAACTACGCGCTCTACCCGCATCTGACGGTCGCGCGGAACATGGGCTTCGGCCTGAAGATGCGCGGCATGCCGGCAGCCGAGATCGACCGGCGGGTCAGCGAGGCCGCACAGGTCCTCGGCGTCGCTCATCTGCTCGACCGCAAGCCGAAGGCACTCTCCGGCGGACAGCGCCAGCGCGTCGCGCTCGGCCGCGCCATCGTGCGCGAACCACGGGCCTTCCTGATGGACGAGCCGCTCTCCAATCTCGACGCGAAGCTGCGCGTCCACACCCGCGCCGAGATATCCGCACTGCACCAGCGCCTCAGGACCACGACGATCTACGTCACACACGACCAGACCGAGGCGATGACGATGGCCGACCGCATCGTCATCATGCGCGATGGCACGATCCAGCAGATCGCCGATCCCGACACGATGTTCCGCAAGCCGGCCAATCTCTTCGTCGCCGGCTTCATCGGCTCGCCAGGCATGAATTTCTTTCGCGCCGCCCTGACCGGAACGCGCAAGGCCCGGCTGCTTGGACGCGAGATCGAACTGCCTCTCGCGAAGGAACACGGTGCGGGCGACGTGCTGGTCGGCCTGAGGCCCGAATATCTCAGCGCCGGCACCGGCGGACCCGTTACCTTCGAGGCAACGCCGCGACTCGTCGAAAGCCTCGGCAGTGAGAAATACCTTTATCTCGACCTGCCCGAAGAGAATCGCGCCGCCCTCACGGATGCCGGAAGCGACGACCGCCGGGCCGACCAGTTCATCGCCCGCGTCATGGACTCGGCTCCCATCGAAGAAGGCCGGCCGATGCCGCTCTCCTTCGATCCTGCGCGCCTCCATCTCTTCGATGCGCAGACGCATCTCGCTCTGAACTGAGGACAGCTCAGCCATGGCCATTCTCGTTACAGGCAGCGCCGGACGCATCGGCTCCCGCGTCGTCGACCGCCTTCTCGCCGAAGGACAGGCTGTTAACGGCTTCGACCTGCGCAACACCGGTCGCTCGGACCCCGGTTATCGCGAAATCGTCGGGGCATTCGATGATCGGGTGGCGGCGCGCGAGGCGGTGCAGGATGCCGAGGCGATCCTGCATCTCGGCGCCTTCATGTCCTGGCTTCCGGCCGATACCGACAAGCTTTTCCGCGCCAATGTCGACGGCACGCGCGTGCTGATGGAGGAAGCGGCCGGGGTGAAGCCCAGCCGCATCGTCTTCGCCAGCTCCGGCGAGGTCTATCCCGAGAACGTCCCGGATTACCTGCCCGTCGACGAGGACCACCCGCTCAAGCCGCGTTCGGCCTATGGCCTCTCGAAGCAGCTTGGCGAGGAGATCGTCCGCTTCA contains the following coding sequences:
- a CDS encoding aminotransferase class V-fold PLP-dependent enzyme is translated as MTRSDIRPSLGLRPVINVSGTMTALGASIVGPEAIAAMTAILPEFVEIDDLQKKASAVIARLCGAEAGFVTASCSAGITLAIAGAMTGADLAAVERLPDTTGLKNEVVVMMGHMVGYGAPVDQAIRLAGAKVVPVGQATNARAYQLEGAINDRTAAALYVVSHHTVQYGLMPLDEFAAVCHARGVPVIVDAASEYDLKGFLAAGADIALYSSHKFLGGPTGGIVAGARDLVRATFVQNSGIGRGMKVGKESILGTIAALEAWETRDHAGIRARERAALELWQARFASHPGVTATIIPDPTNNPLDRLQLSLDPEEARITAWDLADQLARGAPPIIVRDHEVEHGHFFLDPCNLHPGEEHVVADRIDAELETARKRNEATAGSLLERRNRRTASLAKWPG
- a CDS encoding dihydrodipicolinate synthase family protein; this encodes MPPALAGILPVLPTPFAADGAIDPAALGRVTAFALNAGAAGVVFPGFASEVDNLTGDERETLLREVVRVVAGRVPVVAGASAPSAAEAIGYCRQARELGIAHVMIQAPKSVGVDKAAVAAFYREITEAVPELEIVLQNAPAPRGSDLKPDVLIEIVRGNPAITYLKEETIPAGPAITTILRDKPPHLKGVLGGGGARYIIDEYVRGACGAMPAAEFTDVHAALDRAFREGATGTARDLYMRTLPLLLIQANLRMAFTKYVLTRRGILTNQVCRAPLPALDAIERTEIDAWLARIADLLTPTASLQAAE
- a CDS encoding mandelate racemase/muconate lactonizing enzyme family protein: MAERVAKVEIYTLTIPRETVYLGDPRPGETINEKGYIVRKGNRTVYPTMDRTVVVRLETTGGLVGWGETYGIVAPGAVIAIIDDLLGPYVVGRSPQDVVVIHEDLYDLMRVRGCTGGFYLDALAAIDIALWDLNARLVDRPLVAMLGGRRHERLPAYISGLPKRTRAERADFATEWQEKGFDSFKFAAPVADDGNVAEIATLRERLGPHARIACDMHWVHTAEQAVSAIRAMEPHGLWFAEAPVKPEDVDGLAHVAAHVSTPVAAGEEWRTVYDLVPRVARRACAIVQPEMGHKGITEFMRIGQYAQAHNLSVIPHATIGMGLFMAASLHASAALSAVTCHEYQHSIFEPNRRLLTGDMDCREGFYSLPTGPGLGVAPSEEALGLLVKH
- a CDS encoding sugar ABC transporter permease, with the translated sequence MPRSAFLDLARPSRRHWLGYLLLLPAVLLIGLIIAYPLFVSVDLSFQNVGIPRLDQPRRPFTTANYERLFASSEFWNASWTTLKLVVIVSFFCFLLGLGTALLVNNRFKGQSVARLLVALPWAVPEVVAVVVFAWIFDSSFGLMNWVFIRLGLVDTTINWFSSPEAAFAVVCTTMVWKGYPFVSIMMLAGLQSIPEDFYNAARVDGANAWQRLINITLPSLMPVLGVTLILVMLWVFRDFSIIYVMTGGGPLKATQTLSIMTYEQAFGFFKMGYASAIGVVTLIICVIASRLMMGRAPENI
- a CDS encoding carbohydrate ABC transporter permease gives rise to the protein MKRKLPASALLYVVVVLTCALLVFPIYWLIVTALATPAELRALPPTFWPTAPRWGVFAEIIEQRPILLWLGNSTLAAAGAVTLSMLVSVLAGYSLSRFRVRGGPSLGLFILTAKMLPATLLVIPLFGIFRMTGMIGSLWSIILAHATLIVPFTTWMLKGYFDTIPRELEQAAMVDGCSPLGAMVRVILPVSAPGLAATALYGFVLSWSDYAYARTFLTNAQTNWTANLGLTTMKGEYVSNWADISAAALIVAVPVLLIYLFLERYLVGGLTAGAEK
- a CDS encoding ABC transporter ATP-binding protein, which gives rise to MAGISIEHVTKSYGSLQVLKDFSLEITDGEFVVFVGPSGCGKSTMLKILAGLEDATSGTVRIGGRDVTDLAPGDRDIAMVFQNYALYPHLTVARNMGFGLKMRGMPAAEIDRRVSEAAQVLGVAHLLDRKPKALSGGQRQRVALGRAIVREPRAFLMDEPLSNLDAKLRVHTRAEISALHQRLRTTTIYVTHDQTEAMTMADRIVIMRDGTIQQIADPDTMFRKPANLFVAGFIGSPGMNFFRAALTGTRKARLLGREIELPLAKEHGAGDVLVGLRPEYLSAGTGGPVTFEATPRLVESLGSEKYLYLDLPEENRAALTDAGSDDRRADQFIARVMDSAPIEEGRPMPLSFDPARLHLFDAQTHLALN